Proteins found in one Corynebacterium zhongnanshanii genomic segment:
- a CDS encoding ROK family transcriptional regulator → MSSRPAPSINTVHFALPTDAAGLCLQQVRAHPGITRTELQRSLHLSQPTIHRLVTRLTDEGILSATTTATNATGRPSSSLTVDGRAHLATGAHIGLRRTQLVLTDIAGRTLAHDSFPLFLDATPPHEALPFVLGRLSHLVKGHLGQAAPAAAEAQAASGTGTAERTAAGPARPAQLRSIGLAFSTDVLANGVLESPIPAWDGIHLPTEVQRALHDLPSALPLDHTLPISLGTGVSALAGMELAFRDPTVSPTQSSSILYVYSREVLSYSWIIHGGIHRPRVGHQSALISALLAQSRLAVSDASASDKNQGEQTSTSGRQDPLSVGRLLDVAAEMGHPAASLEELVRAARTNAKAAELLDERTDLLGKLIDIAAQVTDPDEVVLAGETFSADPERTRRLAQWLNRNASERILKAHPAHPHATLDAVKMVALHPLWQSPV, encoded by the coding sequence ATGAGCTCACGCCCGGCCCCCAGCATCAACACCGTCCACTTTGCCCTGCCCACAGACGCCGCCGGACTGTGCCTGCAACAAGTACGGGCGCACCCCGGGATCACCCGCACCGAACTGCAACGCTCGCTACACCTATCCCAACCCACGATCCACCGCCTGGTCACGCGCCTCACGGACGAAGGCATCCTCAGCGCCACCACCACCGCCACGAACGCCACCGGCCGCCCCAGCTCCTCCCTCACCGTCGACGGCCGCGCGCACCTCGCCACCGGCGCGCACATCGGCCTGCGCCGGACGCAGCTGGTACTCACGGACATCGCCGGACGCACGCTGGCTCACGATTCTTTTCCCCTTTTTCTCGACGCCACGCCTCCCCACGAAGCGCTTCCCTTCGTCCTTGGGCGTTTATCGCACCTGGTGAAGGGGCATCTCGGGCAGGCAGCACCGGCGGCAGCGGAGGCGCAGGCTGCATCGGGGACAGGCACGGCAGAGCGAACAGCGGCAGGACCAGCACGGCCTGCACAGCTGCGCAGCATCGGGCTTGCCTTCTCCACGGACGTCCTCGCCAACGGCGTACTGGAGTCCCCCATCCCGGCCTGGGATGGCATCCACCTGCCCACCGAGGTGCAGCGCGCCCTCCACGACCTCCCCTCCGCCCTACCTTTAGACCACACCCTGCCGATCAGCCTCGGCACCGGTGTGAGCGCGCTGGCCGGGATGGAACTAGCCTTCCGGGACCCCACTGTCTCCCCCACGCAATCCTCCTCCATCCTTTACGTGTACTCCCGCGAAGTGCTGAGCTACTCGTGGATCATTCACGGCGGAATCCACAGGCCTCGCGTGGGCCACCAATCCGCGCTCATCTCCGCGCTGTTGGCTCAATCGAGGCTGGCGGTGAGTGACGCTTCGGCGTCGGATAAAAATCAGGGAGAGCAGACCAGCACGAGCGGCCGGCAGGACCCGCTGAGCGTGGGGCGGCTGCTGGATGTGGCGGCGGAGATGGGGCACCCGGCGGCGTCGCTGGAGGAACTGGTGCGCGCGGCGCGGACGAACGCGAAAGCGGCGGAGCTGCTGGATGAGCGCACGGACCTGCTGGGCAAACTCATTGATATCGCAGCTCAGGTCACCGATCCGGACGAGGTGGTGCTGGCCGGGGAGACGTTTTCCGCAGACCCGGAACGCACACGGCGGCTGGCGCAGTGGCTGAATCGCAACGCCAGCGAACGCATCTTAAAGGCGCACCCCGCGCACCCTCACGCCACGCTGGATGCGGTGAAGATGGTGGCGTTGCACCCGCTGTGGCAATCGCCGGTGTAG
- a CDS encoding ABC transporter permease, whose product MRDDQELAAVARLRSEHPDAEHPNAPRAVRADARRLTKHHTHVTLRSYLRQMWRYRKFTYLNARYRAIADNDDMFLGRLWTILEPLLRIAMYGVLFGVVLNTSRGIENFVGFLIIGIIFFSTLSKGLTNGSGLIQRSRALLRTFNFPRASLVLGESLRYLLMSLIPAALAVAAALAFQHEEPLHWTIVLVIPIFLLMNLFALGLSFATARLTAFIPDAKKLIFYVNRAWFYVSGIFFSIERFDAIPRVRNIMEHNPAYIFLDSLRHAIMYGNAPSLERWSTMVLWTLAVLIIGFLYFWRGESQYARVR is encoded by the coding sequence ATGAGAGATGACCAGGAACTAGCCGCCGTCGCGCGCCTGCGCAGCGAGCACCCGGACGCGGAGCATCCGAATGCGCCACGGGCTGTGCGCGCGGATGCTCGGAGGCTCACCAAGCACCACACGCACGTCACCTTACGCAGTTACCTCCGCCAGATGTGGCGCTACCGGAAGTTCACCTACCTCAACGCGCGTTACCGGGCCATCGCCGATAACGACGACATGTTCCTGGGCCGCCTCTGGACCATCCTGGAGCCCCTGCTGCGCATCGCGATGTACGGCGTGCTGTTCGGCGTGGTGTTGAACACCTCCCGCGGGATTGAGAACTTCGTGGGGTTCCTCATCATCGGAATCATCTTCTTCTCCACGCTGTCCAAGGGGCTGACGAACGGGTCGGGGCTGATCCAGCGATCGCGTGCGTTGCTGCGCACGTTCAACTTCCCCCGGGCGTCCCTGGTGCTCGGCGAATCCCTGCGCTACCTGCTCATGAGCCTGATCCCCGCTGCGTTGGCCGTGGCCGCCGCGCTAGCGTTTCAGCATGAGGAGCCGCTGCACTGGACGATCGTGCTCGTGATTCCGATCTTTCTACTGATGAACCTGTTCGCGCTAGGCCTGTCCTTCGCCACCGCGCGCCTCACCGCGTTCATTCCTGATGCGAAAAAACTGATCTTTTATGTGAATCGCGCGTGGTTCTACGTATCCGGTATCTTTTTCTCCATCGAGCGATTCGACGCCATCCCTCGTGTTCGAAACATCATGGAGCACAACCCGGCGTATATATTCCTGGACTCTCTGCGGCACGCGATTATGTACGGCAACGCGCCCAGCCTGGAGCGGTGGTCCACAATGGTCCTGTGGACTCTTGCGGTGCTCATCATCGGATTCTTGTACTTCTGGCGAGGTGAATCACAGTATGCACGCGTTAGATAA
- a CDS encoding pyridoxal phosphate-dependent aminotransferase — protein MYRMSKPIRPSDLRALDQSTKLQNVLYEIRGPVNAEAERMEADGHRILKLNTGNPAVFGFEAPDVIMRDMIAALPYAQGYSTSKGIISARRAIFARYEVIPDFPRFDVEDVFLGNGVSELITMTMQALVNDGDEVLIPSPDYPLWTAATSLSGGTPVHYLCDEDNGWTPSIEDIEAKITPRTKAIVVINPNNPTGAVYSREILQKIVDVARKHSLLILADEIYDKILYDDAQHISIASLCPDLLCITYNGLSKAYRVAGYRAGWMVLTGPKSHAKGFIEGLSVLAGTRLCPNVPAQHAIQVAISGRQSINDLVLPGGRLLEQRNVAYEKLNEIPGVSCVKPMGALYAFPKLDPNVHEIHDDEKFMFDLLRAEKIHMVQGTGFNWPEPDHFRIVTLPWARDLSDAIERLGNFLSSYKQ, from the coding sequence ATGTACAGAATGAGTAAGCCAATTCGCCCCAGCGACCTTCGGGCGCTGGATCAGTCCACCAAACTGCAAAACGTCTTGTACGAAATCCGCGGCCCGGTGAACGCCGAGGCCGAGCGGATGGAGGCAGATGGTCACCGCATCCTGAAGCTCAACACGGGTAACCCTGCCGTGTTCGGTTTCGAGGCTCCTGATGTGATCATGCGTGACATGATTGCGGCGCTACCCTATGCGCAGGGCTACTCCACCTCCAAGGGAATCATCAGCGCCCGCCGCGCCATTTTTGCTCGCTACGAGGTCATCCCTGATTTTCCGCGCTTTGACGTGGAGGATGTGTTCTTGGGCAATGGCGTGTCCGAGCTGATTACCATGACGATGCAGGCGTTGGTCAATGATGGCGATGAGGTGTTGATCCCGTCGCCGGATTACCCGCTGTGGACAGCTGCGACGTCCCTGTCAGGCGGAACTCCGGTGCATTATCTGTGTGATGAGGACAACGGCTGGACCCCGTCCATCGAGGACATTGAAGCGAAGATCACCCCGCGCACTAAGGCCATTGTGGTGATCAATCCGAATAACCCGACGGGTGCCGTGTATTCCCGGGAGATTCTGCAGAAGATTGTGGATGTTGCACGCAAGCATTCCCTACTGATTCTTGCCGATGAGATTTACGACAAGATTTTGTACGACGATGCCCAGCACATTTCCATCGCGTCCTTGTGCCCTGATTTGCTGTGCATTACGTATAACGGTTTGTCGAAGGCATACCGCGTGGCCGGTTATCGCGCAGGATGGATGGTGCTGACCGGCCCGAAGTCCCACGCGAAGGGCTTTATTGAGGGCTTGTCTGTGCTGGCTGGCACGCGTTTGTGCCCGAATGTTCCGGCCCAGCATGCCATTCAGGTGGCAATTTCGGGCCGCCAGTCCATCAATGATTTGGTGCTTCCGGGTGGCCGCCTGCTGGAGCAGCGCAATGTGGCGTACGAGAAGTTGAATGAGATTCCGGGCGTGAGCTGCGTCAAGCCGATGGGTGCGCTGTATGCGTTCCCGAAGCTGGATCCGAATGTGCATGAGATTCATGATGATGAGAAGTTCATGTTTGATCTTTTGCGCGCGGAGAAGATTCATATGGTTCAGGGCACTGGTTTCAACTGGCCGGAGCCGGATCATTTCCGCATTGTGACGTTGCCGTGGGCTCGTGATTTGTCCGATGCCATTGAGCGTCTGGGCAATTTCTTGTCGAGTTACAAGCAATAG
- a CDS encoding prolyl oligopeptidase family serine peptidase — MDPIQLTELTPSLEPTLEGEGFTEYRALVQIDEQKIPVLVRKRHTSRNVLAAFYNGALVRAKAPDGIVFQRSTWLDDINADSIHIADPTLVQNTRLTIGWGQGSLERWAIPDYVTILNHVREAFELADPAHTLHYGSSAGGFQAAATATLDKGSYALVNNPQLDWSRYAPAYVNALLRDVFEGRTAEQAKEEFDWRINIVSLFAKENYIPPMEMLTNIASDGDFNNHFIPFLNELREIDVENKTPTVTVSPYSDKNLGHNPLGKNQTLKAINTHLDRLAQGL, encoded by the coding sequence ATGGACCCTATCCAGCTCACTGAGCTCACTCCATCACTAGAGCCCACCCTGGAAGGCGAAGGATTCACAGAATACCGCGCCCTGGTCCAGATCGACGAGCAAAAAATCCCAGTCCTCGTGCGGAAAAGGCACACCAGCCGCAACGTCCTGGCCGCGTTCTACAACGGTGCCCTGGTCCGCGCCAAAGCCCCGGACGGCATCGTCTTCCAACGCTCCACCTGGCTGGACGACATCAACGCAGACAGCATCCACATCGCAGACCCCACGCTGGTCCAGAACACCCGCCTGACCATCGGATGGGGACAAGGCAGCCTGGAACGCTGGGCCATCCCGGACTACGTCACCATCCTCAACCACGTCCGCGAGGCCTTTGAGCTGGCCGACCCCGCCCACACGCTGCACTACGGCAGCTCCGCCGGCGGATTCCAAGCAGCCGCCACCGCCACCCTGGATAAAGGCAGCTACGCCCTGGTCAACAACCCCCAGCTGGACTGGTCCCGCTACGCACCCGCGTACGTCAACGCGCTGCTGCGCGACGTGTTCGAGGGGCGCACCGCGGAGCAAGCCAAGGAAGAATTCGACTGGCGCATCAACATCGTCTCCCTGTTCGCCAAGGAGAACTACATCCCGCCGATGGAGATGCTCACCAACATCGCCAGCGACGGCGACTTCAACAACCACTTCATCCCGTTTTTGAACGAGCTGCGGGAGATCGACGTGGAGAACAAAACCCCTACAGTTACCGTGTCCCCGTACAGTGACAAGAACCTGGGGCACAACCCGCTAGGGAAAAACCAGACGCTCAAGGCGATCAACACGCACCTGGACCGGCTGGCACAGGGGCTGTAG
- a CDS encoding flavin reductase family protein, whose translation MTLIDSYAPARNTTRGLERISAHTWDFTPAPRTGTQPVDTTDTKALRRAFANVPTPLATAAALVDGRPVGMVLGSFVVHSLEPALVSVSIQTTSGTWPQLRNAGRIGLSILSENNRHVINNFYRPAHERFDSLDYITHGEAILFPDAALHITADVAEEVTVGDHVMAVLRVHDIHHASEEQLDKPRPLVFHQSEVTTAR comes from the coding sequence ATGACTTTGATTGATTCCTACGCCCCAGCACGAAACACCACCCGCGGCCTCGAGCGAATCTCCGCACACACCTGGGACTTCACCCCGGCGCCACGCACCGGCACCCAGCCGGTCGACACCACGGACACCAAAGCCCTCCGCCGAGCCTTTGCAAACGTCCCCACGCCGCTGGCCACCGCCGCAGCCCTCGTCGACGGCCGTCCCGTCGGCATGGTCCTGGGCTCCTTCGTGGTGCACAGCCTGGAGCCAGCCCTCGTCAGCGTAAGTATCCAAACCACCTCCGGCACCTGGCCGCAGCTGCGCAACGCCGGCCGCATCGGGCTCAGCATCCTGTCCGAAAATAACCGCCACGTCATCAACAACTTCTACCGCCCCGCCCACGAGCGCTTCGACTCCCTTGATTACATCACCCACGGCGAGGCCATCCTCTTCCCCGACGCCGCCCTGCACATCACCGCCGACGTCGCCGAAGAAGTGACGGTGGGCGACCACGTCATGGCGGTGTTGCGCGTCCACGACATCCACCACGCCTCCGAGGAACAGCTCGACAAGCCACGGCCTCTGGTGTTCCACCAGTCGGAAGTGACCACGGCTCGTTAA
- a CDS encoding ABC transporter ATP-binding protein, translated as MHALDKPSVVVRNVSRVYRADNKSSIFNRPLASMTNEKKYVRALNNVSMYASTGECIGVIGRNGSGKSTLMRLIAGNEAPDHGDIWVNATPTLLNVSAALQPRLSGYKNIRLGLLAQGAADEDIPRLTEEIVDFADIGKAVDRPMKTYSSGMGARLKFAISTALQRDLLLIDEALGTGDASFTEKAQRRMSAFLQDAGTIFLVSHAMSSIRSMCTRAIWLHDGEIIADGDVDSIALLYNKWTARTARGNTEAADDLIEHVKSVYRRPKIEIGDGTKNL; from the coding sequence ATGCACGCGTTAGATAAGCCCTCTGTTGTTGTCCGCAATGTCTCCCGCGTCTACCGCGCGGATAACAAGAGCAGCATCTTCAACCGCCCGTTGGCCAGCATGACCAATGAGAAGAAGTACGTGCGCGCCCTCAACAACGTCAGCATGTACGCCAGCACGGGCGAATGCATTGGGGTGATCGGCCGGAACGGCTCGGGAAAGTCCACGTTGATGAGGCTGATCGCCGGCAACGAGGCACCGGATCATGGCGATATTTGGGTGAACGCCACCCCTACCCTCCTGAATGTCTCCGCGGCGTTGCAGCCGCGGCTGAGCGGATACAAGAACATCCGCTTAGGCCTGCTGGCCCAGGGCGCTGCCGATGAGGATATCCCCCGCCTCACGGAGGAGATCGTGGACTTCGCGGACATTGGGAAAGCCGTGGATCGCCCGATGAAGACCTATTCCTCCGGCATGGGTGCGCGCCTGAAATTCGCTATTTCCACCGCACTGCAAAGGGATTTACTGCTCATTGACGAGGCCTTAGGCACGGGTGATGCCAGTTTCACGGAAAAGGCGCAGCGCAGAATGTCCGCGTTTTTGCAGGACGCGGGCACGATTTTCCTTGTCTCCCACGCGATGTCCTCTATTCGTTCCATGTGCACCCGCGCTATATGGCTGCACGATGGTGAAATCATCGCGGATGGGGATGTGGACAGCATTGCACTGCTGTACAACAAATGGACAGCGCGCACTGCCCGCGGGAACACTGAGGCTGCCGATGACTTGATTGAGCACGTCAAAAGCGTGTATCGGCGGCCAAAGATTGAGATAGGCGATGGCACTAAAAATCTTTAG
- a CDS encoding AbgT family transporter, which translates to MSSSTASKKSNAEKTDAKDHDQKKPPEAPGGFLGTIEKIGNKLPNPFWLFVFLAGIVAVASWIGSSVGMSATDPESGDPIEVTNLLTSEGLSKMVTEAVNNFISFPPLGVILAVMLGVAVAEQTGLLSALVRAMVARVSPKMLTFVLALAGVTGSVASDAIYVILIPLGAMAFHAVGRSPIVGAMVAFAASSAGFNASLILNITDLLLAGISTKAAHIVDPDYTVNALANIFFVVPSAIVLSLIITAVTELFIVRKARELVDHDDLDTSSLSFSDEDADGNADEDYDFSEDEEELSLKPIEARGLAWAGVALLVFLAVFFALIFVPGSPFAGPDGEFMESPLIQAIAVPIALGFFVVGAVYGLKVGTITSAGDVPDFMAKGLQSLLPMIVLFFMVAQFLAWFDWSNLGVWTAIKGSELLQAWNLPPLVMFAGLVLMVALLNLFITSGSAQWALMAPVVVPMLMYVNISPEVAQMLFRIGDSPTNIITPMSPYFALALTFLQRYYKRAGVGTLMSLALPYSLTMLAGWFVFFVVWYLLGIPLGPGVSMHYPAG; encoded by the coding sequence ATGTCTTCATCCACCGCTTCCAAAAAATCTAACGCTGAGAAAACCGACGCCAAGGATCACGACCAGAAGAAGCCGCCTGAGGCTCCAGGCGGCTTCCTGGGCACCATTGAAAAGATCGGCAATAAGCTGCCTAATCCTTTTTGGCTGTTCGTCTTTCTTGCCGGCATTGTTGCCGTCGCCTCGTGGATCGGCTCATCGGTGGGCATGTCCGCCACGGATCCCGAGTCCGGGGATCCCATTGAGGTGACGAACCTCCTCACCAGCGAGGGCCTATCCAAGATGGTCACGGAAGCGGTGAATAACTTCATCAGCTTCCCACCCTTGGGCGTGATCCTGGCCGTGATGCTGGGCGTGGCAGTCGCGGAGCAGACAGGGCTGCTCTCTGCGCTGGTCCGCGCCATGGTCGCACGCGTGTCCCCAAAGATGCTGACGTTTGTTCTGGCATTGGCCGGTGTGACGGGAAGTGTGGCGTCGGATGCGATTTATGTCATTTTGATTCCGCTGGGCGCGATGGCGTTTCATGCGGTGGGGCGTTCCCCGATTGTGGGAGCGATGGTGGCGTTCGCGGCGAGTTCGGCTGGGTTTAATGCGTCGCTGATTCTGAATATCACGGATTTGCTGCTGGCGGGTATTTCCACGAAGGCGGCGCACATTGTGGATCCGGACTACACGGTGAATGCGCTGGCGAATATTTTCTTCGTGGTGCCGTCGGCAATTGTGCTGTCGCTGATTATCACGGCGGTGACGGAGCTGTTTATTGTACGCAAGGCGCGTGAGCTGGTGGATCACGACGATCTAGATACGTCTTCGTTGTCCTTTTCGGATGAGGACGCTGACGGCAATGCAGATGAGGATTACGACTTCTCTGAGGACGAGGAGGAGCTGTCCCTCAAGCCCATTGAGGCTCGCGGTTTGGCGTGGGCTGGCGTGGCGCTGCTGGTCTTTTTGGCGGTGTTCTTCGCGCTGATTTTCGTACCGGGTTCTCCATTCGCAGGTCCCGATGGGGAGTTTATGGAGTCTCCCCTGATTCAGGCTATTGCGGTACCGATTGCGCTGGGATTCTTCGTGGTGGGTGCTGTGTACGGCCTGAAGGTGGGCACCATTACATCCGCCGGTGATGTGCCAGACTTTATGGCCAAGGGGTTGCAGTCGCTGCTGCCAATGATTGTGCTGTTCTTTATGGTGGCGCAGTTTTTGGCGTGGTTCGATTGGTCCAATTTGGGCGTGTGGACGGCCATTAAGGGCTCTGAATTGCTGCAGGCCTGGAACTTGCCGCCGCTGGTGATGTTCGCCGGTTTGGTGCTGATGGTTGCGCTGCTGAACCTGTTTATTACGTCCGGTTCTGCCCAGTGGGCCCTGATGGCTCCGGTGGTTGTGCCCATGCTGATGTACGTGAATATCAGCCCGGAGGTGGCGCAGATGTTGTTCCGTATTGGTGATTCGCCAACGAACATCATCACGCCGATGTCTCCGTATTTTGCGCTGGCGTTAACGTTCTTGCAGCGCTACTACAAGCGCGCAGGTGTGGGAACCTTGATGTCCCTGGCGCTGCCGTATTCTCTGACGATGCTGGCGGGCTGGTTCGTGTTCTTCGTGGTGTGGTACCTGCTGGGTATTCCGCTGGGGCCGGGCGTGTCCATGCACTACCCGGCCGGTTAA
- a CDS encoding NAD-dependent epimerase/dehydratase family protein, whose amino-acid sequence MSVNVVVTGGAGFIGSHLVDALVEAGACVTVVDNLCHGRPANVNSAARLVEADIADIDFTDLFAEVKPDVVFHLAAQIDVRRSVADPIFDAELNILSTIRLADAARQTGVRRVVHTSSGGAIYGREAALPVSEETVPQPDSPYAASKYAGEIYLNTFRKLYGLECAFIAPANVYGPRQDPHGEAGVVAIFAQNLLAGTPTTVFGAGNNTRDYVYVGDVVEAFLAAAAFDAKDLPGLACAVTGAELAELRQESNGQRFNIGTGVETSDRTLHSLVAAAAGAEDSPVYAPARLGDVPRSVLDNSKARRVLGWSPKVKLADGIRKTVDVFSRM is encoded by the coding sequence ATGTCTGTAAACGTTGTTGTGACCGGTGGGGCGGGCTTTATTGGTTCCCATTTGGTGGATGCCTTAGTGGAGGCCGGCGCCTGCGTGACTGTGGTGGATAATTTGTGCCATGGCCGCCCGGCGAATGTGAACTCTGCTGCCCGTTTGGTGGAAGCAGACATTGCCGATATTGATTTCACGGATCTTTTTGCGGAAGTAAAGCCGGATGTTGTGTTTCATTTGGCCGCGCAGATCGATGTCCGCCGTTCCGTGGCCGATCCTATATTCGACGCCGAGCTCAACATTCTCTCAACCATTCGCCTCGCGGATGCGGCGCGCCAGACCGGCGTGCGCAGAGTGGTGCATACGTCCTCCGGTGGGGCTATTTATGGCCGGGAGGCGGCGCTGCCTGTTTCGGAAGAGACTGTTCCTCAGCCGGATTCCCCGTATGCAGCCTCCAAGTATGCGGGTGAGATTTATTTGAATACGTTCCGCAAGCTCTACGGCTTGGAGTGTGCGTTTATCGCGCCGGCGAATGTGTATGGCCCGCGCCAGGATCCTCATGGCGAGGCCGGCGTGGTGGCTATTTTTGCCCAGAATCTGCTGGCGGGCACGCCCACCACGGTGTTTGGCGCGGGGAATAACACGCGCGATTACGTGTATGTGGGCGATGTGGTGGAGGCTTTTTTGGCCGCCGCGGCCTTTGACGCGAAGGACCTGCCGGGGCTGGCGTGCGCCGTCACGGGCGCGGAGCTGGCGGAGCTGCGCCAGGAGTCCAATGGCCAGCGCTTCAACATCGGCACGGGCGTGGAGACGTCCGACCGGACGCTGCACTCGCTGGTGGCCGCTGCCGCCGGCGCGGAGGATTCCCCGGTGTATGCGCCGGCGCGTTTGGGTGACGTGCCCCGTTCTGTGTTGGATAACTCAAAGGCCCGCCGCGTTTTGGGCTGGTCGCCGAAGGTGAAGTTGGCTGACGGGATCCGGAAGACGGTGGACGTTTTCTCACGCATGTAG